In one Bufo gargarizans isolate SCDJY-AF-19 chromosome 11, ASM1485885v1, whole genome shotgun sequence genomic region, the following are encoded:
- the LOC122921303 gene encoding olfactory receptor 1S2-like, translating to MCSDNQTVVSDFLLLGFKTHQNLKLLLFSLFLVIYIVILAGNTMIIISISLVHFLDIPMFIFLKHLATADVLVTTNIIPNMLHVIIMEGAKISTKGCLTQYYFHCISSIAQSLVLTSMSFDRYIAICHPLRYSSVMNYRLCRHLVFCSWATGILLMATEMVFLSQLKFCSSNILDHFFCDFAPILKITSSDTSLVTWEDFIFALLFFFVTFLFVIVSYACIFLSILKISTRTGRQKAFSTCSSHLVTLFTYYCTIITVYIFSVDESAINENKLKSLLYVVLTPFINPIIYSIRNREIRKAFKQLLCNRK from the coding sequence ATGTGTAGTGACAATCAAACCGTAGTCTCTGATTTCTTACTTCTTGGATTCAAGACTCATCAAAACCTTAAGCTTCTACTCTTTTCTTTGTTTCTAGTCATATACATTGTCATATTAGCTGGAAACACCATGATTATCATTTCTATTTCACTGGTTCACTTTCTGGATATTCCTATGTTCAtttttctgaagcatttggccacGGCAGATGTATTGGTCACTACAAATATTATACCTAATATGTTGCATGTCATCATAATGGAAGGTGCTAAGATATCTACCAAGGGTTGCCTCACCCAATACTACTTTCACTGCATCTCATCGATTGCTCAGTCATTAGTGCTTACTAGCATGTCTTTTGACCGTTATATAGCCATCTGCCACCCCTTACGTTATTCTTCTGTTATGAACTATAGGCTTTGTCGCCATCTTGTTTTTTGTTCTTGGGCCACAGGAATCCTCCTAATGGCAACTGAAATGGTTTTCTTGTCTCAACTGAAGTTCTGCAGTTCTAATATCCTTGACCATTTTTTTTGTGACTTTGCACCTATCTTAAAAATTACATCTTCAGATACTTCCTTGGTCACATGGGAAGACTTTATCTTCGCGttacttttcttttttgttacatttttatttgtcATCGTATCGTATGCTTGTATTTTTTTATCCATACTTAAGATCTCTACAAGGACTGGTCGGcagaaagccttctccacctgtaGCTCTCACTTGGTCACACTGTTCACTTATTATTGTACTATTATTACTGTCTATATATTTTCAGTGGATGAGAGTGCAATCAatgaaaacaaactgaaatctcttTTATATGTTGTTTtgaccccttttattaaccccattatatacagtattaggAATCGAGAAATAAGGAAAGCATTCAAGCAATTATTATGTAATAGGAAATAG